The following proteins are co-located in the Chloroflexota bacterium genome:
- the purB gene encoding adenylosuccinate lyase: MIERYSRPAMKKVWSDESKFHKWLQIEIAVCEAWAELGVIPKEEIPKIKKVRFDQKRFDETLKVTHHDVTAFLNTVAESLGEESRFIHLGLTSSDIMDTALSLQLLEAADILSQDIAELTTVLRRRAIEHKHTIMIGRTHGVHAEPITFGLKLAIWVEEMKRNAHRLAEAREVIGVGKISGAVGTYATVRPEVEQIACIKLGLEPAPVSSQVLQRDRHAQFVTTLAIIAGSLEKFATEIRALQKTEVLEAEEPFEPGQTGSSAMPHKRNPELCERICGLARLLRGYALISMENIPLWHERDISHSSTERIILPDSCLALDYILSLFIKIMSGLQVYPQRMKENLDLTGGLIFSQRLLLALIEKGLTRQKAYELVQRNAMKAWKERCDFLQLLKNDADVIIHLPAAELESLFDYDYYLKHIDQIFQRLELGK; encoded by the coding sequence ATGATTGAGCGGTATTCCAGACCGGCGATGAAAAAGGTCTGGTCAGACGAGAGCAAATTCCATAAATGGCTTCAGATAGAGATCGCCGTCTGCGAGGCTTGGGCAGAGCTGGGAGTTATCCCCAAAGAAGAGATACCAAAGATAAAGAAGGTCCGCTTCGACCAGAAGCGCTTCGATGAAACCCTCAAGGTGACCCATCACGATGTGACGGCCTTCCTCAACACAGTGGCCGAGAGCCTCGGTGAGGAAAGCCGTTTTATCCATCTGGGGCTCACCTCCTCCGATATCATGGACACCGCCCTCAGCCTCCAGTTGCTGGAGGCTGCCGACATCCTGTCGCAGGATATCGCCGAACTCACGACTGTCCTGCGAAGAAGGGCCATTGAACACAAACATACCATCATGATAGGGCGCACCCACGGCGTCCATGCGGAGCCCATCACCTTCGGGCTCAAACTGGCGATCTGGGTGGAAGAGATGAAGCGGAATGCTCACCGCCTGGCTGAAGCCAGAGAGGTTATCGGGGTGGGCAAAATCTCCGGAGCCGTAGGCACCTATGCCACAGTGCGGCCAGAGGTGGAACAGATAGCCTGCATCAAACTGGGACTTGAGCCGGCTCCCGTCTCCAGTCAGGTTCTCCAACGGGACCGCCACGCTCAGTTTGTCACCACTCTGGCCATAATCGCCGGCTCCCTGGAGAAATTCGCCACCGAAATCCGGGCACTTCAAAAGACCGAAGTTCTTGAGGCAGAGGAGCCCTTCGAACCCGGGCAAACAGGCAGCTCCGCCATGCCGCATAAGCGCAATCCAGAGCTTTGCGAGCGCATCTGCGGCCTGGCCCGACTCCTGCGGGGCTATGCCCTCATCTCAATGGAGAACATCCCCCTGTGGCATGAGCGCGACATCAGCCACTCCTCCACCGAGCGCATCATCCTGCCCGACTCCTGCCTGGCGCTGGACTACATCCTGAGCCTCTTTATCAAAATCATGAGCGGCCTTCAGGTCTATCCTCAACGCATGAAAGAGAACCTCGATCTCACCGGTGGGCTGATCTTCTCTCAGCGACTGCTGCTGGCTCTCATTGAAAAAGGACTGACCCGCCAGAAGGCCTACGAACTGGTGCAGCGCAATGCCATGAAGGCCTGGAAGGAAAGATGTGATTTTCTGCAGCTTCTCAAGAATGACGCTGACGTCATCATCCACCTACCAGCGGCGGAGCTGGAGTCACTCTTCGATTATGACTACTACCTGAAGCACATAGATCAGATCTTCCAGCGACTGGAACTGGGGAAATAG
- the rny gene encoding ribonuclease Y produces the protein MVPVGLACFVVGGAVVFLARQMIASRRARTAAEEAQKLVAEAQEKQKAILLEAKEAAINMKAEAEASYRETRTELQKVERRLTQKEENLEHRDEALQRRDHNITAKERESDRTRARVEELRQKQQQQLEMVACMSSAEAKEFLLQRVDNEIRDEASRRVREMETAVKEESDKRARDILSQAIQRCASDVVAESTVSVVPLPGDDMKGRLIGREGRNIRALEHATGVDLIIDDTPGTVTLSCFDPVRREIARIALERLILDGRIHPARIEEMVQKARNEVETTIRTEGEQAANRAGVQGVPIELIKMLGRLKYRFSYGQNVLTHSVEVAILAGMIATEAKANIEISKRAGLLHDLGKAVDFETAGPHAQIGADIVKQWEKSPDVVLAIAAHHGEVEMSTAESFIVSAADAISGARPGARRSALEQYLKHLEALESIANSFAGVERSYAIQAGREIRIMVKPEEIDDIGSMRLARDIVKKVEESLNYPGQIKITVIRETRAVDYAK, from the coding sequence GTGGTACCTGTTGGCTTGGCTTGCTTCGTCGTTGGAGGTGCAGTTGTATTCCTAGCCAGGCAGATGATAGCCAGCCGCAGAGCTCGCACAGCGGCTGAGGAGGCCCAAAAGCTTGTTGCCGAAGCGCAGGAGAAACAAAAGGCCATCCTCCTCGAGGCTAAAGAAGCAGCCATCAACATGAAGGCCGAGGCAGAAGCCAGCTACCGTGAGACCCGCACTGAGCTGCAGAAAGTGGAGAGACGTCTCACTCAGAAAGAAGAGAACCTGGAACACAGGGACGAGGCTCTTCAGCGCCGTGACCACAATATCACGGCCAAGGAAAGAGAGAGCGACAGAACGCGGGCTCGAGTGGAAGAGCTGCGGCAAAAGCAGCAGCAACAACTGGAAATGGTAGCCTGTATGTCTTCTGCCGAGGCAAAGGAATTCCTGCTCCAGCGGGTGGATAACGAGATTCGGGACGAAGCATCCCGACGGGTGCGCGAGATGGAAACAGCGGTCAAAGAGGAAAGCGACAAAAGAGCTCGAGATATCCTGTCTCAAGCTATTCAGCGCTGCGCCAGCGATGTGGTGGCAGAGAGCACTGTCTCAGTTGTTCCCCTGCCAGGGGATGACATGAAGGGTCGCCTCATCGGACGCGAGGGACGAAACATCAGAGCGCTGGAACATGCCACCGGAGTGGATCTGATCATAGATGACACCCCGGGGACAGTCACCCTCTCTTGCTTCGACCCGGTGCGTCGGGAGATCGCCCGTATTGCGCTGGAAAGGCTCATCCTCGACGGCCGAATCCATCCGGCCCGAATTGAGGAAATGGTGCAAAAGGCAAGGAACGAGGTTGAGACAACCATCCGCACTGAAGGAGAGCAGGCAGCCAATAGAGCGGGGGTGCAGGGGGTACCCATTGAGCTTATCAAAATGCTTGGTAGGCTGAAATACCGCTTCAGTTATGGGCAGAATGTCCTGACACATAGTGTTGAGGTCGCTATACTCGCCGGTATGATAGCTACCGAAGCAAAGGCCAACATCGAAATCTCCAAAAGGGCAGGTTTGCTTCATGACCTTGGAAAGGCAGTGGACTTTGAAACAGCAGGGCCCCATGCTCAGATAGGGGCCGACATTGTAAAGCAATGGGAGAAATCCCCTGACGTGGTGCTGGCTATCGCAGCGCACCATGGAGAGGTGGAGATGAGCACTGCTGAGAGTTTCATTGTCTCTGCTGCAGACGCTATCAGTGGGGCAAGGCCTGGCGCAAGACGTTCAGCGCTGGAACAATACTTGAAGCACCTAGAAGCCTTGGAGAGCATAGCCAACAGCTTTGCCGGGGTTGAAAGGTCCTACGCAATACAGGCCGGCAGAGAAATCCGCATCATGGTAAAGCCTGAGGAGATTGACGACATAGGGTCAATGAGACTCGCACGTGACATTGTAAAGAAAGTAGAAGAAAGTTTGAACTATCCAGGTCAAATAAAGATTACTGTAATCAGGGAAACCAGGGCGGTAGACTACGCCAAATAG
- the purE gene encoding 5-(carboxyamino)imidazole ribonucleotide mutase, translating into MPIVGVVMGSRSDEPLMKPTLDMLEELGIPYEVRVISAHRTPEKTREYGLKAQERGLEVIIAGAGAAAHLPGVLASWTTLPVIGVPLPTSDLKGVDSLLSIIQMPGGVPVACVAIGSAGAKNAALFAAQILGLKHDGIREAYAAYRRKLAQGS; encoded by the coding sequence ATGCCTATCGTCGGGGTGGTAATGGGCAGCCGGTCTGACGAACCTCTAATGAAGCCAACATTGGACATGCTGGAGGAACTGGGGATTCCCTACGAGGTTCGGGTCATCTCCGCCCACCGCACACCTGAGAAGACCCGCGAATACGGTCTCAAGGCCCAGGAGAGAGGGCTGGAGGTCATCATTGCCGGCGCCGGGGCAGCCGCCCATCTCCCCGGCGTGCTCGCCAGTTGGACTACCCTTCCTGTTATCGGCGTCCCTCTGCCCACCAGCGACCTGAAGGGCGTCGATAGCCTGCTTTCCATCATTCAGATGCCGGGCGGAGTTCCCGTAGCCTGCGTAGCCATCGGTTCCGCCGGAGCCAAGAACGCCGCTCTCTTCGCCGCCCAGATACTGGGGCTGAAGCACGACGGGATAAGGGAAGCCTATGCAGCATATCGGAGAAAGTTGGCGCAAGGGAGTTGA
- the proB gene encoding glutamate 5-kinase — translation MDKTKRTKPKEHGTSSKAPHYHRLVIKLGTNLLTGGTGRLDPDTMTDLVGQVAKLHQQGHEIILVSSGAIAAGRDKLSLKRDRKDIPFRQVLAAVGQGCLMHTYEQLFDKHGIVVAQALLTKADLSDRAGYLNARNTLLSLLDLRVVPIINENDVVATDEIKEAKFGDNDNLSAMVANLVDANLLILLSDVAGLYTADPRLDSKARLIPAVKRIDADIERIAGGAGTSRGTGGMATKIAAAKVATSSAIAVAIADGSLPDVITKLAEGESIGTLFLPTTTKLESRKRWMVSRLSSRGRIIVDDGAATALKKGKGSLLPAGIKDTEREFHRGDLVDIVDLQGNHIACGISNYSSSDIQSIKGVHSERIMPLLGYEYGAEVMHRNNLVLVS, via the coding sequence ATGGACAAGACGAAACGGACAAAACCTAAAGAACACGGCACATCGTCGAAGGCTCCTCATTACCACCGTTTGGTAATCAAACTTGGCACCAATCTGCTCACCGGTGGTACCGGACGCCTTGATCCTGACACGATGACAGACCTGGTGGGCCAGGTAGCCAAGCTGCATCAGCAGGGTCATGAGATAATCCTTGTTTCCTCCGGCGCCATTGCTGCCGGCAGAGACAAGTTGAGCCTCAAACGGGACCGCAAGGACATCCCCTTCAGACAGGTACTGGCTGCAGTAGGCCAGGGTTGCCTGATGCACACCTATGAGCAACTCTTCGACAAACACGGCATCGTTGTCGCCCAGGCTTTGCTCACCAAAGCCGACCTCTCGGACCGTGCCGGCTATCTTAATGCCCGCAACACCCTTCTATCCTTGCTTGACTTAAGGGTAGTGCCCATCATCAATGAAAACGATGTAGTAGCCACCGACGAGATCAAAGAGGCCAAATTCGGGGACAACGATAACCTTTCTGCCATGGTGGCCAACCTGGTGGATGCCAATCTCCTGATACTGCTCAGCGATGTTGCCGGGCTCTATACAGCGGACCCCCGCCTTGATTCCAAAGCCAGACTCATTCCCGCAGTGAAGAGGATCGATGCCGATATTGAGCGCATAGCTGGCGGCGCTGGCACGAGCCGCGGCACCGGCGGGATGGCCACCAAGATCGCGGCGGCTAAGGTAGCTACCAGTTCAGCCATAGCTGTAGCCATTGCGGATGGCAGCCTGCCTGACGTCATCACCAAGCTGGCTGAGGGAGAATCCATCGGCACCCTTTTCCTACCCACAACGACCAAACTGGAGAGCAGAAAGAGGTGGATGGTCAGCAGGCTGTCTTCACGGGGGAGGATTATTGTCGATGACGGGGCAGCAACGGCTCTCAAAAAAGGAAAGGGCAGCTTGCTGCCCGCCGGGATCAAGGACACGGAAAGAGAATTCCACCGCGGCGACCTCGTCGATATCGTTGATCTGCAGGGCAACCACATAGCCTGCGGGATATCAAACTACAGTTCCTCTGACATCCAGTCTATCAAAGGTGTCCATTCCGAGCGGATCATGCCCCTTCTGGGCTACGAATATGGCGCCGAGGTAATGCACCGAAATAACCTGGTGCTGGTAAGTTAG
- the mutM gene encoding bifunctional DNA-formamidopyrimidine glycosylase/DNA-(apurinic or apyrimidinic site) lyase — MPELPEVETIKNALIPDVVGRRFNNITLLWPDLVRQPSPEKFRQRLTGQTVKDIRRRGKYLLFDLTNDNKLILHLKMTGCLLLQPSPATPESHTRVILHLDNDTDLHFLDQRKFGAMWLVADEKEVTGTLGPEPLDRRFTTWALRKALSQHNTPIKVLLCDQTVIAGIGNMYADEALFEARIHPLKKAKDISTGENERLYRAIGHVLIEAIARCGASVNTYQQPNGEPGFAHLFFKVAHRRGERCYNCDTPIERISLRGRGAYFCPKCQVI, encoded by the coding sequence ATGCCTGAACTACCAGAAGTAGAGACCATAAAGAATGCCCTTATTCCCGATGTAGTGGGTCGTCGTTTTAACAATATCACCCTGCTCTGGCCGGATCTGGTCCGCCAGCCATCGCCCGAAAAGTTTCGCCAACGGCTCACCGGCCAGACGGTAAAGGATATTCGCCGCAGAGGGAAATATCTGCTCTTTGACCTGACCAATGACAACAAGTTGATCCTGCATCTCAAAATGACCGGCTGCCTGCTGCTTCAGCCCTCTCCTGCCACCCCTGAATCCCATACCCGGGTCATATTGCACCTGGACAATGACACTGACCTTCACTTCCTCGACCAGCGTAAGTTCGGGGCCATGTGGCTGGTGGCAGACGAAAAGGAAGTCACTGGCACGCTCGGTCCCGAGCCCCTGGACCGCCGCTTCACTACATGGGCTCTGCGCAAAGCCCTGTCACAACATAATACCCCTATAAAGGTTTTACTCTGCGACCAGACTGTCATCGCCGGGATCGGCAACATGTATGCCGACGAAGCCCTCTTCGAAGCCCGGATCCATCCGCTGAAGAAAGCGAAGGATATATCTACGGGGGAAAACGAGCGCCTGTACAGGGCTATTGGCCACGTATTGATTGAAGCCATCGCTCGCTGCGGCGCCAGCGTCAACACCTATCAACAGCCCAACGGCGAGCCGGGATTTGCCCACCTCTTTTTCAAAGTCGCCCACCGCCGCGGGGAACGATGTTACAACTGTGACACTCCAATCGAGCGGATCTCTTTACGCGGGCGGGGTGCCTATTTCTGCCCTAAATGCCAGGTGATCTGA
- a CDS encoding Smr/MutS family protein: MIGKDMSPSASSYPELDLHRFTTDEAIVKLEQFLYETYCAGVPVVRIVHGKGTGALRSKIRAWLPKQSLVRSFRSGWSWEGGDGVTIVEMGD; this comes from the coding sequence GTGATTGGGAAGGACATGAGTCCATCGGCGTCGTCATATCCCGAGTTGGATTTGCACCGCTTCACTACCGACGAGGCTATAGTGAAGCTGGAGCAGTTCCTGTATGAAACTTATTGCGCTGGTGTGCCTGTTGTCCGGATAGTTCATGGTAAGGGGACCGGGGCTTTAAGGAGCAAGATTCGAGCGTGGTTGCCAAAACAGAGCTTGGTCAGATCCTTCCGATCAGGCTGGTCGTGGGAGGGCGGTGACGGTGTTACCATCGTGGAGATGGGAGACTAG